The genome window AGGGGTGCGGGGAACTGCGCGACCAGCCCCCACCGAACCCGCACGGGGGCGAAAAACCCGGCGTCAGTCCTCGCCGTACCGAGGATCCACGTTCTCCGGATTCAGCCCCAGCAACTCCGCCACCTGCTCCACCACGACCTCATGCACCAGCGCGGCCCGCTCGTCCCGCCCCTTGGTACGGATCTCCACCGGCCGTCGGTACACCACGACCCGCGCGGGCCGCCCCTCGCGCGCCGCGACCGTCCCCCCGAGCGGCACGGCCTCGTCGTTCCACGCCCCGTCCGCCGGCCCGTCGAGCCGCGGCACCTCCAGCACGAGGAAGTCGATGTCGGCCAGCTGCGGCAACCGCCGCTCCAGCCGCTCCACGGAGTCCTGCACAAGATCCGCGAACACGTCCGCACGGCTCGCCGCGAGCGGTACCTGCGGTGGCGCGATGGGCCCACGCATCCCCCTGCCGTGCCGGTCTCGGCGGCGGGGCCCGGGTGCGGAGGCGGCGCGGGGCGGTACGAGGTTGTCCATCACCTGTGAAGCGTAGTCCCCACGAGGTCCGCCCGCCCGGCTCCACGCCCCCGGCGGCCCCGGCCGGTCGGCCCCGTACG of Streptomyces griseiscabiei contains these proteins:
- a CDS encoding metallopeptidase family protein; the protein is MDNLVPPRAASAPGPRRRDRHGRGMRGPIAPPQVPLAASRADVFADLVQDSVERLERRLPQLADIDFLVLEVPRLDGPADGAWNDEAVPLGGTVAAREGRPARVVVYRRPVEIRTKGRDERAALVHEVVVEQVAELLGLNPENVDPRYGED